Proteins from one Rhinopithecus roxellana isolate Shanxi Qingling chromosome 20, ASM756505v1, whole genome shotgun sequence genomic window:
- the ASPHD1 gene encoding LOW QUALITY PROTEIN: aspartate beta-hydroxylase domain-containing protein 1 (The sequence of the model RefSeq protein was modified relative to this genomic sequence to represent the inferred CDS: inserted 2 bases in 1 codon), which yields MKEGRGSFNVERGPRKEREXAQSGMWKGNSPAGSQGAAMEGTGGELGVQGNWGPEDAPGLLARASLTMLPWPLPLASSALTLLFGALTSLFLWYCYRLGSQDMQALGAGSRARGVRGGPVGCSEASGPSPRGPGDPGEGPRTEGLVSRRLRAYARRYSWAGMGRVRRAAQGGPGPGRGPGVLGIQRPDLLFLPDLPSAPFVPRDAQRHDVELLESSFPAILRDFGAVSWDFSGTTPLPRGWSPPLAPGCYQLLLYQAGRCQPTNCRRCPGAYRALRGLRSFMSANTFGNAGFSVLLPGARLEGRCGPTNARVRCHLGLKIPPGCELVVGGEPQCWAEGHCLLVDDSFLHTVAHNGSPEDGPRVVFIVDLWHPNVAGAERQALDFVFAPDP from the exons AtgaaggaggggagagggagcttCAACGTGGAGAGAGGACCgcggaaggagagaga agcccAGAGTGGAATGTGGAAGGGAAATAGTCCAGCGGGGAGCCAGGGGGCAGCCATGGAAGGGAcaggtggggagctgggggtACAGGGGAACTGGGGTCCGGAGGACGCCCCAGGCCTCTTGGCCAGGGCCTCCCTGACCATGCTCCCGTGGCCACTACCCCTGGCCTCCTCGGCCCTCACCTTGCTCTTCGGGGCCCTCACTTCCCTGTTCCTCTGGTACTGCTACCGCCTGGGCTCCCAAGACATGCAGGCCTTAGGGGCTGGGAGCCGGGCTAGGGGTGTTCGTGGTGGGCCTGTGGGATGCTCGGAGGCCAGCGGGCCAAGCCCAAGGGGTCCTGGGGATCCCGGGGAAGGACCTAGAACGGAAGGCCTAGTGAGCCGGCGGCTTCGGGCCTACGCAAGGCGCTACTCCTGGGCTGGGATGGGTAGAGTGAGGCGGGCAGCTCAGGGTGGCCCAGGCCCTGGGAGAGGGCCAGGGGTCCTAGGTATTCAGCGCCCAGACCTGCTTTTCCTACCAGACCTGCCTTCAGCCCCCTTTGTGCCGCGGGATGCCCAGCGGCACGACGTGGAGCTCCTGGAGAGCAGCTTCCCTGCCATTTTACGGGACTTCGGGGCTGTGAGCTGGGACTTCTCAGGGACTACCCCTCTGCCTCGGGGCTGGTCCCCACCTCTGGCCCCCGGGTGCTACCAGCTCCTGCTGTACCAAGCAGGCCGGTGCCAACCCACCAACTGCCGCCGGTGCCCGGGGGCCTATCGGGCACTGAGGGGGCTTCGAAGCTTTATGAGTGCCAACACCTTCGGCAATGCCGGCTTTTCCGTTCTCCTGCCTGGGGCCCGGCTCGAGGGCCGCTGTGGGCCCACCAATGCCCGGGTCAGATGCCATCTGG GCCTAAAGATCCCTCCTGGCTGTGAGCTGGTGGTCGGCGGTGAGCCCCAGTGCTGGGCGGAGGGGCACTGTCTACTGGTGGACGACTCTTTtctgcacacagtggctcacaatg GCTCCCCTGAAGATGGGCCTCGAGTGGTCTTCATCGTGGACCTCTGGCACCCCAACGTGGCAGGGGCTGAGCGTCAGGCCCTCGACTTTGTCTTCGCACCAGACCCCTGA
- the KCTD13 gene encoding BTB/POZ domain-containing adapter for CUL3-mediated RhoA degradation protein 1: MSAEASGPAAPAAPSLEAPKPSGLEPGPAAYGLKPLTPNSKYVKLNVGGSLHYTTLRTLTGQDTMLKAMFSGRVEVLTDAGGWVLIDRSGRHFGTILNYLRDGSVPLPESTRELGELLGEARYYLVQGLIEDCQLALQQKRETLSPLCLIPTVTSPREEQQLLASTSKPVVKLLHNRSNNKYSYTSTSDDNLLKNIELFDKLALRFHGRLLFLKDVLGDEICCWSFYGQGRKIAEVCCTSIVYATEKKQTKVEFPEARIFEETLNILIYETPRGPDPALLEATGGAAGAGGAGRGEDEENREHRVRRIHVRRHITHDERPHGQQIVFKD; this comes from the exons ATGTCGGCGGAGGCCTCGGGCCCGGCGGCCCCCGCGGCCCCGTCCCTGGAAGCCCCCAAGCCCTCGGGTCTCGAGCCTGGCCCCGCCGCCTACGGTCTCAAGCCGCTGACCCCGAACAGCAAATACGTGAAGCTGAACGTGGGCGGCTCGCTGCACTACACCACGCTGCGCACCCTCACGGGACAGGACACCATGCTGAAGGCCATGTTCAGCGGCCGCGTGGAGGTGCTGACCGATGCCGGAG GTTGGGTGCTGATTGACCGGAGCGGCCGCCACTTTGGTACAATCCTCAATTACCTGCGGGATGGGTCTGTGCCACTGCCGGAGAGTACCAGAGAACTGGGGGAGCTACTGGGCGAAGCACGCTACTACCTGGTGCAGGGCCTGATTGAGGACTGCCAGCTGGCGCTGCAG CAAAAAAGGGAGACGCTGTCCCCGCTGTGCCTCATTCCCACGGTGACATCTCCCCGGGAGGAGCAGCAGCTCCTGGCCAGCACCTCCAAG CCCGTGGTGAAGCTCCTGCACAACCGCAGTAACAACAAGTACTCCTACACCAG CACTTCAGATGACAACCTACTTAAGAACATCGAGCTGTTCGACAAGCTGGCCCTGCGCTTCCACGGGCGACTGCTCTTCCTCAAGGATGTCCTGGGGGACGAGATCTGCTGCTGGTCTTTCTACGGGCAGGGCCGCAAAATCGCCGAGGTGTGCTGTACCTCCATTGTCTATGCTACGGAGAAGAAGCAGACCAAG GTGGAATTTCCAGAAGCCCGGATCTTTGAGGAGACCCTGAACATCCTGATCTACGAGACTCCCCGGGGCCCAGACCCAGCCCTCCTGGAGGCCACAGGGGGAGCAGCTGGAGCTGGTGGGGCTGGCCGTGGGGAGGATGAAGAGAACCGAGAGCACCGTGTCCGGAGGATCCATGTCCGGCGGCACATCACCCACGATGAGCGTCCTCATGGCCAACAAATTGTCTTCAAGGACTGA